In Spinacia oleracea cultivar Varoflay chromosome 5, BTI_SOV_V1, whole genome shotgun sequence, a single window of DNA contains:
- the LOC110796430 gene encoding carbon catabolite repressor protein 4 homolog 5 isoform X2: protein MNLSSVQHKLKKWLSFNFAANTNWAATLFHSPKLKYFNRPSTQPPVTMADQHSMNLKPSNRFLGKRTIFYDDEEEQTLTLNRCTVGSNSSSSNQFTSSQSYSYKRHTKWKSRKLESSNTQDFRNWSYSADCDPYDIRDKIILVSYNILAVENASKHPHLYLKVPFKYVKWEHRRAAIRKELAQYGPSILCFQAIDCYSDLHDALQQDGFEGVLKARTGDARDGCAIFWNYKRFKLLHEESIEFQSFGLRDNVAQFCVLKMNDDRLNPDSKMSKPRCLVVGNIHVLFNPNRGDIKLGQIRLFLEKAHRLSEEWGGIPVVLGGDFNSVPQSAMYQYISSAKLDVLQQDRKRISGQIEKPLCHSFLTKGTFRQKRLTYTWTDEELKLATGSEEVTCLQHSLNLRSAYLGVPGTVTTRDNLGEPLVTSFHSKFMGTVDYIWHSDQLVPVRVLETLPRNALEKMGGLPSKIWGSDHLALVCEFAFAKNEA from the exons ATGAATCTATCATCTGTCCAACACAAATTGAAGAAATGGCTTTCCTTTAACTTTGCCGCGAACACAAATTGGGCAGCAACTTTATTTCACTCTCCAAAACTGAAATACTTCAACCGCCCTTCCACTCAACCACCGGTAACCATGGCGGATCAACACTCCATGAATTTGAAACCCTCTAATCGATTTTTGGGGAAACGGACAATTTTTtatgatgatgaagaagaacaaaccctaaccctaaatcgCTGCACTGTTGGGAGCAATTCTTCGAGCTCCAATCAATTTACATCATCTCAATCGTATTCGTATAAGAGGCATACCAAGTGGAAAAGTAGAAAGCTAGAATCTTCAAATACGCAGGATTTTCGAAATTGGAGTTATTCGGCGGATTGTGATCCTTATGATATTAGAG ATAAGATTATCCTCGTATCATACAACATTTTAGCCGTGGAAAATGCATCAAAGCATCCTCATTTGTATTTAAAGGTTCCATTCAAGTACGTGAAATGGGAGCACCGGAGGGCAGCCATACGCAAAGAGTTAGCTCAGTACGGTCCTAGCATCCTGTGTTTTCAGGCAA TTGATTGTTATAGTGATTTACATGATGCCCTTCAACAGGATGGATTTGAAGGTGTTTTAAAG GCTCGCACTGGTGATGCTCGGGACGGATGTGCGATATTTTGGAATTATAAACG GTTTAAACTTCTGCATGAGGAAAGCATTGAATTTCAAAGCTTTGGTTTGCGTGACAATGTTGCACAATTCTGTGTACTGAAG ATGAATGATGATCGATTGAATCCTGATTCGAAGATGTCCAAGCCTAG ATGTCTGGTTGTCGGAAATATACATGTTCTTTTCAACCCAAACCGAGGGGACATCAAGCTAGGACAG ATACGTCTGTTTCTGGAAAAGGCACACAGACTCTCAGAAGAATGGGGTGGGATCCCTGTTGTACTTGGTGGTGATTTTAATAGTGTTCCTCAG AGTGCTATGTATCAGTATATATCCTCTGCAAAG TTGGATGTTTTACAACAGGATCGAAAAAGAATATCTGGGCAGATTGAGAAGCCACTATGTCACTCTTTTTTAACCAAGGGTACATTCAG GCAAAAGCGATTGACATATACATGGACTGACGAAGAATTGAAGCTTGCTACTGGCAGTGAGGAAGTCACTTGTCTACAACATAGCCTAAACCTCCGCAGTGCATATCTTGGTGTTCCT GGGACTGTCACAACAAGAGATAATCTCGGAGAACCCTTggtaacatcatttcattccAAGTTCATGGGAACTGTGGATTACATATG GCACAGTGACCAACTTGTTCCTGTCAGAGTTCTTGAGACACTACCTAGGAATGCATTGGAAAAAATGGGAGGGCTTCCCAGTAAG ATTTGGGGCAGCGACCACCTAGCATTGGTGTGCGAATTTGCTTTTGCCAAGAATGAAGCTTAA
- the LOC110796430 gene encoding carbon catabolite repressor protein 4 homolog 5 isoform X1 produces the protein MNLSSVQHKLKKWLSFNFAANTNWAATLFHSPKLKYFNRPSTQPPVTMADQHSMNLKPSNRFLGKRTIFYDDEEEQTLTLNRCTVGSNSSSSNQFTSSQSYSYKRHTKWKSRKLESSNTQDFRNWSYSADCDPYDIRDKIILVSYNILAVENASKHPHLYLKVPFKYVKWEHRRAAIRKELAQYGPSILCFQEVDCYSDLHDALQQDGFEGVLKARTGDARDGCAIFWNYKRFKLLHEESIEFQSFGLRDNVAQFCVLKMNDDRLNPDSKMSKPRCLVVGNIHVLFNPNRGDIKLGQIRLFLEKAHRLSEEWGGIPVVLGGDFNSVPQSAMYQYISSAKLDVLQQDRKRISGQIEKPLCHSFLTKGTFRQKRLTYTWTDEELKLATGSEEVTCLQHSLNLRSAYLGVPGTVTTRDNLGEPLVTSFHSKFMGTVDYIWHSDQLVPVRVLETLPRNALEKMGGLPSKIWGSDHLALVCEFAFAKNEA, from the exons ATGAATCTATCATCTGTCCAACACAAATTGAAGAAATGGCTTTCCTTTAACTTTGCCGCGAACACAAATTGGGCAGCAACTTTATTTCACTCTCCAAAACTGAAATACTTCAACCGCCCTTCCACTCAACCACCGGTAACCATGGCGGATCAACACTCCATGAATTTGAAACCCTCTAATCGATTTTTGGGGAAACGGACAATTTTTtatgatgatgaagaagaacaaaccctaaccctaaatcgCTGCACTGTTGGGAGCAATTCTTCGAGCTCCAATCAATTTACATCATCTCAATCGTATTCGTATAAGAGGCATACCAAGTGGAAAAGTAGAAAGCTAGAATCTTCAAATACGCAGGATTTTCGAAATTGGAGTTATTCGGCGGATTGTGATCCTTATGATATTAGAG ATAAGATTATCCTCGTATCATACAACATTTTAGCCGTGGAAAATGCATCAAAGCATCCTCATTTGTATTTAAAGGTTCCATTCAAGTACGTGAAATGGGAGCACCGGAGGGCAGCCATACGCAAAGAGTTAGCTCAGTACGGTCCTAGCATCCTGTGTTTTCAG GAAGTTGATTGTTATAGTGATTTACATGATGCCCTTCAACAGGATGGATTTGAAGGTGTTTTAAAG GCTCGCACTGGTGATGCTCGGGACGGATGTGCGATATTTTGGAATTATAAACG GTTTAAACTTCTGCATGAGGAAAGCATTGAATTTCAAAGCTTTGGTTTGCGTGACAATGTTGCACAATTCTGTGTACTGAAG ATGAATGATGATCGATTGAATCCTGATTCGAAGATGTCCAAGCCTAG ATGTCTGGTTGTCGGAAATATACATGTTCTTTTCAACCCAAACCGAGGGGACATCAAGCTAGGACAG ATACGTCTGTTTCTGGAAAAGGCACACAGACTCTCAGAAGAATGGGGTGGGATCCCTGTTGTACTTGGTGGTGATTTTAATAGTGTTCCTCAG AGTGCTATGTATCAGTATATATCCTCTGCAAAG TTGGATGTTTTACAACAGGATCGAAAAAGAATATCTGGGCAGATTGAGAAGCCACTATGTCACTCTTTTTTAACCAAGGGTACATTCAG GCAAAAGCGATTGACATATACATGGACTGACGAAGAATTGAAGCTTGCTACTGGCAGTGAGGAAGTCACTTGTCTACAACATAGCCTAAACCTCCGCAGTGCATATCTTGGTGTTCCT GGGACTGTCACAACAAGAGATAATCTCGGAGAACCCTTggtaacatcatttcattccAAGTTCATGGGAACTGTGGATTACATATG GCACAGTGACCAACTTGTTCCTGTCAGAGTTCTTGAGACACTACCTAGGAATGCATTGGAAAAAATGGGAGGGCTTCCCAGTAAG ATTTGGGGCAGCGACCACCTAGCATTGGTGTGCGAATTTGCTTTTGCCAAGAATGAAGCTTAA